Part of the Ictalurus furcatus strain D&B chromosome 10, Billie_1.0, whole genome shotgun sequence genome, TAGATTATTATCTGGGACAGCTATCCAATCTAGCGATTTATCAATCAGAGAGAAGACGTGGGCTGCACCATCAATTCATCTCTGCATACGACCTATTAATATTAGATTAAAGTCTTCATTGCGAATATTAATCACTCTGAGACGGTTGGGGGGGGGTTATCATCAAGCAATAATTATCCTTGTTTATTAGAGGACGTAGTAAAGAAATTTACCTTCCAATCAATGTGACCTGCGTTGGAGTGATTAATGGGAAACCCCGTGATCAGCAAGAACTATCACACATTATAAAGTGTtttgttataatgttataacaCCCTCCAGATGAGTAGGGAGACAAAGCCGGTGTGATATCGGTCAGTGTTAAGTTGAGCGCTGCAAAATGATTTGTGACAGGTTTTAGTGCAGCTGAAAAATGGCCTCTCTTCCTGTCTCCACGCTGGATGATATTAAAGCTGAGGGTGATGAAGCACTGCGGCTGCGGGAGGAACCCACGGGTGAGCAGCTCTGCAGGAGGAGATGTAGCATAGCACGATGAATGAGGCGCAAATTAGCAGAGtctcactttttccacagaccTGTTGTGCTCGAGTCTGGAACTTTTGCCCAGATGTGCTTAGTGGCTTCAGTGGCATGTAGCTCACAAGACAAATGGACAACATTCAGAAGCGAAATTATCAGCACTTGTCAAAATGATTTCAACAGGGTGACTTATTAGTGAAATTATGCCATTTAATAAAGTATAGTGTAACAATTATAgaattaaaacagaaataaaaaattttaacagATGAAATCCTTACAAAAGTCTTGAACCACAAGTAACGAAAAGACTTAACGTCTCATTATTTCAACTGAGAATGCCGATATTTTAACTTGTAATTTCAAGATACActtactggccactttaataggaacacccgtACACCCGCTCATTCATTATCCGATaagacaatcatgtggcagcagcataatgcataaactcatgcagatacacgtcaagagcttcaattaataTTCACCTCAAATATCAGAACGGAAAAAATGTGATCGCTGTGATTCTGACGTAGCACGGTTGTTGGTATGAGTATTTCAgacactgctgctctcctggaattttcacaccAACAGTCTCCAGGGCAGTGGTGACCAACCcgcttccttgagatctacctacctgcaggtttcatctccaaccatgTTTTAGTTGaccaagaacttcttaaggcaatgattaggtGGTCAGATGGGCACGCTTATGGTAGGAGctgaagtcttcaagaaggtagatctccaggaacagggttggtgaccactgctctcgAGTTAACACCGAATGGTGAGAAATACAAGAAACATctagtgagcggcagttctgtgggGGAATGAGAGAGGTTGGAGGAGAATGTTCAGTTTTGAGCTTACAAGAAGGTAATGGTAACTCAATTAACCGCTCTTTATAAGCATAGTCagcagaaaagaatctcagaGCACACAACACACTGgcccttgaggtggatgggctataACAGCAGAACAGTAATTGAAGACTACCGACGGCACAGgatcactgaaactggacagctgaagattggaacaAGACCCACCAATGATTTCCAATTTTTCCACCAAGTGATTGTTGAGCAtgttataaattaaatgtttctttatttaaagaTAGTCATTATTTTGAATGATCTTGTTATTTCAACATGTTATTTTGGCTTAATTACTCACATTTTTGTTGGGAGTTATCTAATTAATTTAACAtctcattattttaatttaatatttaacattccACAATCTAGCAGTAAGACTAATTTATTAAATACTAGCAACTCAGTCAAGTCTTACACACTGGTGGTAGAACCAGCAGCTGTGATGGGAGCTAGAGAGCTGAAGATGTAATGCTAGAAtctttttgggggaaaaagtgtCACTAATGGGGTCTAAAACGTGTAGCCACAAATTCATGAAGTTGGTGAAACAGATGTCCAACCCTATTATCACACACAATCAGGAACAATTTGTGAGTATTCTGTGATGATTGGTTGAACATAATCAAAGGTCTGGACTATCAAGTAGAGTAACCAATTTCAGAATATGGTACAGATGACTTGGTAATAGAAATAATACATcacaaaatgtgtgttttttctaaCCGAACTGTTCAGTGGTATTGTGCTATACTAGTCCTGATAAACACATGATTTTAACAGTTACCACATTATAATCAACTGTAAAACACAACTGAAAAGTGTGCATGACAAACTGTGTTGCTTGTGTTCTTTTCTGCCTCCCTCCCCCTTTCCTGCTTATGTGAGGGAAACGCTGCACATAAATCCTCCCCTTGGCAAGTTTGCAACAGTTCCAGatgtttcaaactttttttttatcgtcCCCACAGTAGTTTGTGGTACACCAAAGCATTTATGAGTTCCTCCACCCATTACCTGCTTGGGTAGGTAAACAACAGTCTGCTTCGTTTGATTTCATTTCCAACAATAACGGACAacaaagggatttttttttcggGGTTTGTGGTAATCTTGATTGTTCTTGGGTAAAATTGAGCATGATTATAGACTGGATTGAATGTACATAGAGAGTGAGTGTTCTGACTTCATTTACAGTTGGCCATCAGCCATATTAGGCACGGccataagaaaagaaaatcccAAAGAGAGCAGTAAAGCATCAGGATAGTGTGACAACTTATTTTAATATGGAAAAGACCAGGGGTTACATATTACTTACTTCTgacagcttaaaaaaaatctaagaaaaACAGCTGCAAAAACATCACATTTACAATCATCTATACATAGGAGAATgtacacagtatacacacatatatacacactttcaatatattattatataaagaaTTTGTTTCTTAGCCATAAACAGTATTGCAGGATGCAGAGTAGCTCAGGGAATTACTGTTATATTCTGTACCTGTAGCCTTTTTTGTACCTAGTGTTCTATACTGTACCTGTAGAACTATATGGATAGGTAGTATTTTCATGTAGTTGTTGGATCCCATGTTGTTCATGCATTTATTACAAAGGAGCAGCATTAAGTGCCATGCTCAAGCCAAGAAGACTGAGAGACGTCGTTATCTACGGGTACCAGAGCCGTGTCCATGATACATCTATATTCTGTAAACATCCTCCAAGATCATGATTAAACATTATTGGTGTTGTTACACATAACGTTCATGCTAATTAGATTTCCATAGCTGCCCTCTGCCTTCACAGACTGTACTGCTTTCTTCAAAGTACAGAGAAGTGTTGTGACATAATTCCATTATGGAAAGTAATGTGAGTTTGAATGACTGCTGGGTTTGATGTGGTAGTGTTAGGAAAGATGTGATTcaaaaaaatgattcaaaagagctttaaaacaagTTCAGTCAAATCCGTTCTTTCCGTTGCATCTCCGCTAACCCGGCCTCTCCAGCAGGATGAGCAGAAGGAGCAGAGTGATGATGAGGAGTGACGGAGAGCTCTCTCTCGATCTGTTAGAAATGGGTGGAGTCCTGACTGCGCTCTGCTCCAGCGTGCTGGGAGGAAGAGCCTTCAGGTCCTGCAGCGCTGCGAACGCTGCCATAGAAAACTGCACGTCTCCGGTGGTGAGGACGTCGAAGACACACGACTGGAAGTAAATGTCTTCGACCTGCAGCGTCTCCCTGCATCTGGATGTGGCACGCTCGAGCAGGTCGGCGCGAGCCATGCTGCCCGGCTGCAGTTGTCCATCGCTCCCCTCCTGCCGCGGTCCTCGGCTCAGCACATGAGCGTTGATGAGCTCGCTGCGTGGGCAGCCGTGCAGGCAGAGCTGTAAGCCGCCGCTCTCCTCCACCATCTCTTCAGGAACGCGGATGGCGAAAGTGAGGTATCGGCCGACCCGCCGCACAATGATGGAGGTGCCCAAGTAGCGGGCATTGATGGTGACCTGGCGCACGCCACCGTGTCCGCTGTTCTCGGTTATACGCAGGCTGCCTGCATGGCCACCGCTGCGTGTGCCATCCTGGAAGGCAGAGGGCACGTCGTCCGTGGTGGCCTGGTACACCTTCTGCTCAGTGCAGTCACGGTACGCTTTGAATATGACCGTTATCTGTGGATGAGACGGTAACGATCGATAAGTGACAGTAAAGGAAATCAAAGTTGACCATTTCTAAGCTGATCCTCTCCTCAGGTTCACACCATcctggtgttgattattttattatgacagCACAGTTTATTCCTTTCTTAGTTAATTATCATGGTCATGCTAAGACTTATCAATGATCCTCCAGGATATGATGTcggatgttctctctctctctttaacatGAAATATGACCTGCCAATGAGACATGCGACACTGGCAACGGTGCATCCTTCGGTTTTTATCCTCTACATCACAGTAAGGCCAATATAGAAGAGCAGAGCATGTGGCTGAATTTTATAAGCATGCTTTGTATACAAGACAGTAGACTGAAGCGGAAGTATTAAACCCCACCACAGAGTGGCAGTAGGGgagcacagcaaaaaaaaagaaagaaagaaagaaagaaagaaagaaaggagaaatacCATAATTGCAAGCAatgattttctcttttgttcattttccaACCAAATCacaaatacagtacatacagtttTCACTAATTAAATGCAATCTAATGCCAGCTTTTTCTACAAGCAAGGAATTGCTTGCTTTGTTCCAAGAAGTGACTGCTGGACTGCCCACTGTTATCTGGAGCTTCATTCTAAAACAGCACATCATAAATATGATGCATGTAAGTTAACACACCTGTTATAATTTAACCAAAAGAAAGCAAATTCCCACAGTGAGGGACCACCTGCACTTGGGTACATGTGTGGGTATTTTGTCATAAGTAACCTCTTAGCTAAATGGTTTTGGTCAAATTCTAATCATTTATCATACAGGCAAATTCTCATGATCTATAATCAGTCAGtacaggaggtttttttgtgattgttgtggccaaaaatgcgcAATTTTGCTGCGGCTCTTTTCGAAATTTGCgatgagttttttgtgctttttggcGGAAAAcaacttgaattggcgaaatcgcaaatgtacacactgatgtttgttggtaaatgagaccttttagctgtactcatgttggaCATGCATGAACCGAAGTGGACTTTGACTGAATGCaagttgtgatgatgtcacatgatgtgtcttggcccaaacctgcggaaaatttgaaaaattgcaagctctgcCAAACATCGCTGCGTTTCCTtgatttgtgttaatttctaagAGCAGGTACTATTGGAAATTCGAGGCCACCCTGTAAACTAAAAAGGCTAGATTTGTCTCGACCTATTTTAATGATCAAAATCTGTAGCTTATCATCTGATGGCTGTTACTCACGTAGTATAATTAAGTCACGACCCCAAAATCAGCATGGAGAAGATATACGTACTTTACTTGAAAAGTTATTGCGTGTTTTGTTTGCGCTGTTGTGTCCCACGCTTGTCATGAGATGTCAGTGTTGATATCTCACCTTGTTGGTTGCTGTGGCGCTTGATCCCTCCACAACAGGCACATTCGTGACCTGAACGGAGAGGTAGCGATTGTGAATGAGCGGCCACGCGCCCTCCACTCTACACGTCTGAAACTCGTCTTTGAAAGTGCGCAAGTGAGGGTCACCGAATAGTCCACAGTGTGCATACTTTTTCTTCTGTGCATCCGCTGGGCCCGAAGCCAGCGCTCTGCTCTCAAAGTCGCACGTGTCCACTGCGGTGGGCCTGGACGTGCTTGGGGCTTTGACTGAAGACGTGGGACCCTCACTGGAGCAGTTGTGCTGAGCGAAGAGCTCCTTGATCCGGAACACAGCCGAGTGGTAAACGAGGTCCCCTCTGCAGCCGCGGGCCGTTCGCCTAATGCACAAGGAGTATGCCCTCAGCGCCGTGCAGTAGTCCACATCAGACACCACGTCCTCCTGAAGGCCGGCGGCGGGTGAGAACGATGCCACATACTCCGCGTTGCAGCGCTGGATCCGACATGATTGACAGCAAGCTGCAAAATAGACGGACGTAACTTTCACTCTGTGCTAGATGAGACGAACTTGATcacatgaaaaacaacaaacctgCCATATGGGTTTATCCAAACTATTAAGTGTGCAAAAATGCAGCATGTAGGACATGTGGAGTGCTAACACGCAACCGAGTCTCAATACAAAACAATCGATCTTCCCTCAATGTGTCTCAATGACTTTATATTCTAGGaataatgttaataaagtaACATCAATCAATCATTTGTGATCCCTGACAGCTGGGgctacacaatactgtataaGAGTCCAATATTGTGATATTATAGAACAACAAATAGGCTGCTTATTAGAAGGTCAACTATGAATTTTCATGCCTCTGGAACAACTATAAACCATAGGACAGTTTATTAGTGTTTTAAAGGATATTCAGTACAGTTGTTGATCATAGTACAAAGTAACTGACGGTGTTACACTTCCATGAGCACGTTCAGTATTTAGTATATTGCGTCGAGATCTAATCCAGTTATTGAGTTACAGTTTTCAGAGAGATGGCTATGCTACCGAACATACCAATATTTCCGTAGTCTTAAGAATATCCTTAACAATCCTGCTATAACTGATTATGGTATGAAGCCAAGCTCGTATCTAAGCATTTACAGAATTCACCATATTTGGAATCTCCAAACGTTTGTAACTAGGAGTTCAAAAATAATTCTGCACAACATGTAAAAAGCAACCATTCCAAGCAATTAATCTGGCAACGTCCTCACACGCAGCCAGGCAGAGCTGGGGAGTGACGGAAAATGGCGTAATGAAACACACAACTCCCACAATGCATTACAGATGGAAAAAGAAACTCGCTCATATTCTTAACAAACACTTGTGGGTGTGCGCtgtaagaataaaaaaacacaaccactagaaatgaagaaaaaaacaccaacaacaacaactaaataaaaacatgaaaggtGGAAACATGGCATAATGAAATATCGATGTCAAAAGGCTTGGCTTTGACCAGGCAGAAACACAGTAAACATACATGCAATCAATCGTGAATAGATCACATTGCAACGCAACATTCACAAATCTGAAGTCACGTGTTAAGTCTTCTACGTGCAGCGTCTGAAGGCATACAGACAGGAAACAGCTGCAATTCCATTTTTGAGCTATTAGTTATGCATGAATTAGAGATGACTCATCTGCCTAGGAACATTTAAAGCTAGAGTTTGTAGGACCAACTTGCTCATTTTAGAAACACACTAGGTGTAAGTTACATCACACTACATAGACAGAAGTTAGATTGAGACAACCGAGCACCCGAAAATCCCAACAGAAACTCGATTTCGGTGGTATTCAGGGCTGCAACaactgagaaacaaaacaaattaaaataattggcAACGAATTTCATCAGCAATTAACTATTCTATGTTACGAAGCACACCGAGGCATGCACTTCATGCCACATATAGTAAACCAATCTGAATCAATTAGCTTGTACGCAAGTAAACTAGTGTTTCTAATGAGTAACGCTAGTGCTTTTGGTTCATATCAAATGTGCCGGTGAGTCGATTCACCGGTTCCGTGCATTTAACTAAGAGTCAACACTAAGAGATTAGAATTGATTGTACACACCGAAAATGTTTCACCTCACACTGTCAAAATACACCTAGCATTAGAGGGTTTCAGTTggtgaaactgtgtgtgtggggtgggggatGATTCACACCACTACTCCATTGATTACACTGACATATATTCAGGGAAGAAAAAACACCCCAAGTATGTAgaatcagggggaaaaaatcagattttgaaaataaattaaaaaaaggtcaaCAAAATAACGAATATTCTCATGTCATGATTGATGAATGCCAGAAATAATGTATTCTGGTgggtgatgatgtaatgtgatGATCTCTGTAGGAGTACAAGTTGACTGAAATGCTAGAGAGAAATACAGTAAATCAATCTGGGGGATAAACAGATTAATTGATGATGGAAATAATAGTTAGTTGCCACCCTACAGGTGTTTCTATGACATGCAACAACTATCTCACTGGGTATTGaacataatcacacactctcatacatacatacactttattttatttattatatatatatatatatatacacacacacacacacatacacatatatatattacaaacaCGTCATAAATGTACTCAAACTGTTTAGAAATTAAACATGTTCACATATAATTTCAGGAAATTGGTACATAATGATTCAGGATTTCTTATCAGGAAACCAGTcaacataaaataacaataatagacATCCCGAGGGTTTAAAAACGCAGATTAGACGCGATTTATTTCTGGCTGTGTATGAGCACATGTAGCTGCGTATGAGACGATAACAAGCACTAATAACTAGTATAACGCAGTTAACTAAACCAAACAGTGAGGGAACTACAGGAACAACACGAGCAGGCCAAAGTTACCGCTTTCTGAAAACCCCAGTAACATTTCTTCattcaaaaaaagaataaaaataaataaaaaaaactccaaccaaccaaaaaaaaagttcaacgtTAAACTAGTGTGTTCACTGGCTGAGAGCGCGCGCTTAGTTGTTTACAGCTCAGAACGTTAACTAGAGACAAAACGGGTGGAAAACAAATAATAACCAACACCAACATATTTAAAAGAATTTATAACAACGCGGTCAAACCAACCTGGTTCAAACGAATGTCTTTAATAAAACATCCAATGCATAAAAcctatacaacaacaacaacaacaacaacaacaaaaaaaaaataataataaaaaaaacccagtaacTCCATCTTTAGCCTAATGGTTAACAGAAAATCTCGGCGcacaaactttagctagctcaGTTTAGCCTAGCACGCTGGTGCTGTTATGTTAGCAAGGCTGGCTAGTGGCTAAATAACCGCGTAGCTCAAACTGTTCTTCGTTATAGCTTCCACAACAAACACAACCAACCCCCTAGTGAGAAATATCACGAAAATCTAAcccaacaaaaagaaaaatcaacgTATTGTAGGTTTATTTAGACTTTGAAAACTTCGAAATGGCTAACTCTGGCTCTGAGAAGTTTGGAAaagcagaacaataaaaaaagagaaagaaagaaagttcgCTCACCTGGCTGGAGTAAGAGGGACAGGGACACCATGACAAGCGAAATCCGGTTAAAAAGCTGCAGCTTAGCCGAGTTGAGAGTTCCGCTTCTCCCCATGCCAATCCATTCAATTAGAATGGAGATCACCAACTTCTGCTGCTCATCGACGCTGCCGAGAAACACAACAACTCTCACagcatttctctctgtctctgtctcgctctcaaACACTGAGATCACTGCTCTGGGACTCAGCCTCACTGTTGCCAGTGGGCGGGATCTGAATCCTTCGCGGGCGGGGGCTAATTTTTGCTCCGCCCTTCTGGTGTTTATTCACTGATTCTGCGACTGATAAAGAATTAAGATAGTCTGAGCcgatatatacactcaccgtccactttcataggaacacctgttcacTTGCTCATTTCTAcagttatccaatcaaccactcacgtggcagcagcacagggcataaaaccatgcagatacaggccaagagtttcagttaatgttcacatcaaacttccgaatggggaaaaagtgtgatctctttAATCATGGCTTGGTTGTTTgtgtcagatgggctggtttgagtatttctataactgctgatgtcctatgattttcacacacaacagtctatagagtttacacagaatggtgtgaaaaacaaaaacattgagtgagtgacagttctgtaggtggaaacaccttgttgataagagagggcagaggaaaatggccagattggtttgagcaaacaggaagtctataataactcaaataaacacttaaagGTTAAAGTCATAGAAATCaaactttttcctcattcttatgtttgatgtgaacattaactaaagttCTTGATCTgtatcaggtttttttttttttttttttggcactgtgctgctgccagatgattggctgattggataaatgcataaatgagcagttgtacaggtgttcctattaaaatggacAGTGAGCGTATCATGATATATAGTTATGCTCACCAACTGCCAGCAATGTTGTGCCAGCAGtagtgttgcattaaaaaaattgaaataacaatacatttattttagtacACAATTTGAACATTACATCAGTTTTTTCCAGTCAGTTtgtaataaaacaatacaaatgaaaatatcCATAATATCCCCaaaaaatgtgacttttttttatcacaatatcagtATTGTTACTGTCATATTGCCCAGTCCTACCCCCAGGGGTCCCTGAAGCATGGCCAGGgccagatttttattttgttacagtgacCCAAACCTCAATATGTCAAAGCAAGGAAGCccataaataatgtaaaattgaATGGAATGTGTTCTTTTGGTGGaaagttcataaataaaaagctaCATGGCCCTAATAAATAGCCAGCATATTACTGTGCACAATTAAATACGAagctgtgttcatttttaaaaaaatctgtactgggggtgtgtgtgaaatttattttacagttaaaagggTCCCTGGCTGCTAAAAGTTTGACAGCCATTGAGATGAgcaataaatgattaaaataatgattGAGAAAGATAAGAATGATTGAGAGCCACTTGAGAGACTATGGGATAGCCTACCATTTAGCAGTGCTTTCGGTGCTGCTTTGTGGTTACCTTGTTCAGGTGTCAGTAGTAAGGGGAGTGAtagataaggaataaaacatgtttaatagCTGTTAATGCAAGCTGAGGTCAAGACTATTGTCcaataaaagtgttttaatcctcAA contains:
- the rgmd gene encoding RGM domain family, member D, translating into MGRSGTLNSAKLQLFNRISLVMVSLSLLLQPACCQSCRIQRCNAEYVASFSPAAGLQEDVVSDVDYCTALRAYSLCIRRTARGCRGDLVYHSAVFRIKELFAQHNCSSEGPTSSVKAPSTSRPTAVDTCDFESRALASGPADAQKKKYAHCGLFGDPHLRTFKDEFQTCRVEGAWPLIHNRYLSVQVTNVPVVEGSSATATNKITVIFKAYRDCTEQKVYQATTDDVPSAFQDGTRSGGHAGSLRITENSGHGGVRQVTINARYLGTSIIVRRVGRYLTFAIRVPEEMVEESGGLQLCLHGCPRSELINAHVLSRGPRQEGSDGQLQPGSMARADLLERATSRCRETLQVEDIYFQSCVFDVLTTGDVQFSMAAFAALQDLKALPPSTLEQSAVRTPPISNRSRESSPSLLIITLLLLLILLERPG